A DNA window from Paenibacillus andongensis contains the following coding sequences:
- a CDS encoding efflux RND transporter periplasmic adaptor subunit, translated as MKRQLFTIKQSAKLFGVVALSAAIAVGCSASPAASPAATTAAAEQGVKVVKTAKIAKQKIGEPVEQVGDVVSSVQLDIVAKTGGEVIEIVKKRGDIVEKGDVLFRLDPTDVLIQKDLNSVNIKGAQTGLTEAKQRNSNGIEDAKDGVSKLETAVSDLEKAYNTVRNEYDLGTATKSQLEQAETALSNKKKDLASARRSLKTLQETNSLAQVETSLETAQVNARNIERTLSNLEVKAPASGVLTDLNVTVGQTLAPGGRVGEVQQTNPVKIKSQLTEALANLVRGKSELTFYIPGVTTKAGAKVIYLSDVINGQSKAYDLELEVPNPDGKLKPGSKAQVELTKDDEQNVPVVPSLSIVREGGNNFVFVVNGETVQKRKVELGRLNETNQEVISGVKEDEILVISGQHQLKDQDKIKVGN; from the coding sequence ATGAAACGTCAGTTGTTTACGATTAAGCAAAGTGCTAAATTATTCGGTGTCGTCGCGCTCAGCGCGGCGATAGCCGTAGGATGTTCCGCATCACCAGCAGCAAGTCCAGCAGCAACAACTGCTGCAGCCGAGCAAGGGGTTAAGGTTGTAAAAACGGCCAAAATTGCCAAGCAAAAGATTGGTGAGCCTGTTGAACAAGTCGGAGACGTAGTATCATCCGTTCAATTAGATATTGTCGCGAAGACCGGTGGCGAAGTCATTGAAATCGTGAAGAAACGAGGAGATATCGTAGAGAAGGGCGATGTGCTTTTCCGTTTGGATCCAACGGATGTTCTGATACAGAAGGATTTAAATTCTGTTAATATAAAAGGTGCGCAAACAGGACTTACAGAGGCTAAACAGAGGAATTCGAACGGAATTGAAGATGCCAAGGATGGCGTTTCTAAGTTGGAAACCGCTGTTAGTGATCTAGAGAAAGCCTACAATACGGTTCGCAATGAATATGATCTTGGAACAGCAACGAAATCTCAGTTAGAGCAGGCGGAGACGGCGCTAAGTAATAAAAAGAAAGATTTAGCAAGCGCACGTAGATCACTGAAAACTCTGCAAGAGACGAATTCGCTCGCACAAGTAGAGACTAGTTTAGAAACGGCGCAAGTAAATGCGCGGAATATTGAGAGGACTCTTAGCAATCTTGAGGTTAAAGCACCAGCTTCCGGCGTATTGACAGACCTCAATGTTACTGTCGGGCAAACGTTAGCGCCAGGCGGCCGCGTTGGAGAAGTTCAACAGACGAATCCGGTCAAAATTAAATCTCAACTTACCGAAGCATTGGCTAACCTTGTTAGAGGCAAGAGCGAATTGACTTTCTACATACCTGGGGTAACGACGAAAGCCGGAGCCAAAGTGATTTATTTATCAGATGTGATTAACGGACAATCCAAAGCTTATGATCTGGAATTGGAGGTTCCGAATCCGGATGGCAAGCTGAAACCAGGCTCCAAGGCACAAGTCGAACTCACCAAAGATGATGAACAAAACGTACCTGTTGTTCCAAGTCTTAGCATCGTTCGTGAAGGCGGCAATAATTTTGTCTTTGTTGTGAATGGTGAAACGGTACAGAAGCGTAAAGTTGAGCTTGGCCGTTTGAATGAGACCAATCAGGAAGTTATTTCCGGCGTCAAAGAAGATGAAATTCTTGTTATATCCGGTCAACATCAACTAAAAGATCAAGATAAAATAAAAGTGGGTAACTAA